Sequence from the Candidatus Eisenbacteria bacterium genome:
CGCCTGGGTGGCCTGCGGTCCCCCGGCCGGCCGCCACGGCAACCTCGCCGGGGAATACAGTTTGCCGACATCCTCGACGGAGAGTGCCGGATCGCCCTCCATGGCGGCAGCGCCGCGGTCATGCGGCGGTCGTTGCTCGGATATCACGCTTGGCTCCACGATTCCGCGGCGGCTGGGAGGATAGGGATGTGCGGGCCTGCGGAAGCGTACCATCGCCGGAGCGAGGGCGGCAAGCTCGAACACCGCGGGAGTGCCCGGCGCCTACGCCAGGTTGTGGAACACCTTCTGTACGTCCTCGTCCTGCTCCATCTTGTCAATGAGCTGCAGGACATCCGTGGCCTTGTCCTCGGCCAGCTCCACCGGGTTGAGCGGGATGTACTCCGACTCCGACGACAGCGGCGTGATCTTGCGGTCTTCGAGCGCCTTCTGAAGGTGCCCGAATTCGGAGAACGCGCAGCGGATCACCAGCTGCGGCTCGCCCTTCTCCCCGGTGCTCTCCCCGATCTCCTCCAGCCCGAAGTCGATCAACTCCAGCTCCAGCGACTCGGCGTCCAGCCCCGCGGGGTTCAGGCGAAACACGCCCATGCGCTTGAAGTTGAAGCTGACGCTGCCCGTGGAGCCCAGGTTGCCCTCGTACTTGTGCAGGATCGAGCGGACATTGCCCACGGTGCGCGTCGGGTTGTCCGTGGCGGTCTCCACCAGCACCGCGATGCCGTGCGGTGCGTAACCCTCGTACAGCACCTCGTGGTAGTCCGCCGAAGTCTGCCCCGAGGCCTTCTTGATCGCGGACTCGATCTTGTCCTTGGGCATGTTGATCGCGCGGGCGTTCTGGATCACCCGGCGGAGCGAGGGGTTGTTGTCCGGGTTCGGCCCGCTCGCCTTCACGGCGATGGTGATTTCCTTCCCGATCCGGGCGAAGGCCTTGGACATCTTGTCCCAGCGGGCGAACATCGTCGCTTTGCGGGTTTCAAAAATGCGTCCCATGCTCGAGTCCTGTCGAAGAAGTGATGCCGGGTGGCGGCCCGCCCCGCGGACCGGGCGCGGCCGGTCGCCCGGCGGCCGCCCGGGGCGCGGAATGCGAATCAAAGGCGTTCGACGCAGGATGATAGGCCACGGAAACGCCTTCGGCAAGCCGCCTGCGCTGGCCTCCGTCCGCCTGCGCCCACGGCCGCCCGCCTCCGCCCGCCGGCCCCCGGGCGCGAACCACTCTTGGGATTGACGCCCGGCGCCCCGGCGGTCAGAGTGCGCCGGAGACCCATCCATTCGAGGGAGGGAGACGATGTCCGTCCGAATGCTGCTGCCATGGGTGCTGCTGGCCGCCGCGGTCACCGGCGCGCCGACCGCCGCCGGCCCGGCCCCCGCCGTGGAGCCCGACCGGGACCCCGCCGAAGTCCGCAAGGTGATCGCCGCGCAGGCGGACGCCTGGAACCGCGGGGACCTCGAAGGCTACATGCGCGGCTACTGGGAGTCCGACTCGCTCACCTTCTACGGCGGCGGCGACGTGACCCGCGGCTGGAAGCCCACGCTGGAACGCTACCGGAAGCGCTGCCAGGGCGAGGGCCGCGAGATGGGCCGGCTCACCCTGGACCTGGCGGACGTGTCGATCGTGGCACCCGGCCAGGCGGTGGTGCGCGGCGCCTGGGCCCTGGTGCGCGCCGCGGACCGCCCGCACGGGCTTTTCACGCTCTGGCTGCGCCACTTCGGCCGGGACGGCTGGCGCGTGGTGCACGACCACAGCAGCTCGGCGTCGTGATGGAGCGCGCATACCGGCTGCTGGCGCTGCTCCCGGGGCTCGCGATCCTGGTGGGGGTGCCCCTCGCCAACCGCGTCCGGCCCTACGTCCTGGGACTCCCCTTCCTGCTCTTCTGGATCGTGTGCTGCGTGCTGCTCACCTCGGCGGTGATGACGCTGGTGTGGTACCTGGACCGCGCGGCGGATGCTGCGAAGGGCCCGGGGCGGGCAGGCGGCGGGCCGGGTGGCCGCGGGGAGGCCCCGTGAGCCCGGCCCTGCTCATCCTGGTGCTGTTCCTGGCGCTCTCCTTCGCGCTCGGCGTGGCCGCGCGCCGCGGGCGAACCATGAGCCTGGAGCAGTGGACCGTGGGCGGCCGGGGCTTCGGGGCCGTGTTCGTGTTCCTGCTCATGGCGGGCGAGATCTACACCACCTTCACCTTCCTCGGTGGCAGCGGCTGGGCGTACGGGCGCGGCGCGCCCGCCTTCTACATCCTGTGCTACGGCGTGATCGCCTACTCGCTCTCCTACTTCCTGCTGCCGGTGGTGTGGCGCTACGCCACCGCCCACCGCCTGCACTCCCAGGCGGACTTCTTCGTGCGCAAGTACGACAGCCCGGCCCTGGGGGTGGTGGTGTCGCTGGTGAGCGTCACCGCCATCGTGCCCTACCTGGTGCTGCAGCTGAAAGGCCTGGGGATCATCGTCTCGGAGACGTCCGGCGGGAGCATCCCGCCGCACCCGGCGGTGTGGCTCAGCACCGCGGCGCTGGTGGCCTACGTGATCGTCTCGGGAGTGCACGGCTCGGCTTGGACTGCTGTGGTGAAGGACGTCATGATCCTCGCGGTGGCGGTGGGGCTGGGCATCTACCTTCCGCTGCACTACTACGGCGGGTACCAGCCCATGTTCGAGGCCATCGAGCGGGCCCGGCCGGCGTTCCTCACGCTGTCCGCGGAGACCCGGAGCGTGCCGTGGTTCCTCTCCACGGTGATGCTCTCGGCCCTGGGGTTCTACATGTGGCCGCATGCCTTCGCATCCAGCTACACCGCCAAGTCGGAGGACGTGTTTCGCAAGAACGCCGCGCTGATGCCGATCTACCAGCTGGTGCTGCTGTTCGTGTTCTTCACCGGGTTCGCGGCGATCCTCCAGGTGCCCGGGCTCGCGGGCCCGGATGCGGACCTGTCGCTGCTGCGGCTTTCGCAGAAGAGCTTTTCGCCCGCGCTGCTGGGTCTCATCGGCGCCGCGGGCCTGCTCACGGCGCTGGTGCCGGGATCCATGCTGCTGCTGACCGCCGCCACCATCCTGGCCAAGAACGTGTACCGCGTGTTCGTCCCGTCGGCGGACGAGCGCACCGTGGGGATTCTCGCGCGCTCGCTGGTGCCGGTCATCGCCCTGGTGTCGGTGCTCTTCGCGCTGCACGGAGGCACCACGCTGGTGCCGCTGCTGCTGATGGGCTACAACTTCGTCGCGCAGCTCTTTCCCGCGATGATGCTCAGCCTGCCGCGGCGGCCGTGGGCCAGCCGCGCGGGCGCGCTCGCCGGCATCCTCGCAGGGGTGGCCACGGTGGCGTGGCTGTCGACGCCGGGAACCACGCTGGCCAGGGTCCTCCCGGGATGGCCCCCGGAAATCACCGACCTCAACGTGGGCTTCGTGGCCATGGCGGTGAACGCGGTGGTGGTGCTTGCGGTGAGCGCGGTCACCCCCGGCCCGCGGCCGGACGCGGGGGCGACCGCGCCGCAGATCACTCGAGGATCGTGAAGATCTCCCGGCGGCCCGACTCCACGAGTGGCGTGAACTTCGCGTACCACTGCTTCCACTCGGCGTTGCCCGTGACTTCCTGAAGGTGCTTCTCGAACGCCGCGAAATTGGCGTGCGAAGTCTCGAGCACGAAGGTGTAGAACGGACCGGTGAAGTCCGTCATGGTGCGGGTGGCGCCGGATCCGACCTTGCTCATGATCGGCTTCACCTGCTCCCAAGCCTCCCGCGCCTCGCGGGCCTTGCCGAACTTCAGTTGAAACACGCTTCGCACCAGGATCATGATTGAAGCCTCCTCCGGGTTCGCGACCTGATGCGGCCGTCCTGATAGTGCACCGGCCTCCTCGCGGGAAGCAAGCGCCACGTGGGACGGCGGCGGCTGGATCGCGTCCCGCGTCGAAACCCGGTTCCTCATCGGCCGGGCTGCGTGTAGTGTCCGCGCCATGATTCCCACCGACTCCCCGCGCGGGGACGCCCGCGGCCGCCTCGGCATCCTCGCGCTCCTGGCCGTGGCCGAGCTCCTGGGCATGTCGCCATGGTTCGCGGGCAACGCCCTCGGGCCCCAGCTCCGCGCCCACTGGGATCTCTCCGCGGGCCAGCTCGGATGGCTCACCGCGGTCGTCCAGCTCGGATTCGTCGCCGGAACCGCGGCCGCCGCGCTGCTGAACCTCGCCGACATCTGGCCCTCACGCGCTTTCTTCGCCGGCGCAGCGCTGCTGGCGGCGGCGTCCAACCTGGCCTTGCTGGGCGCGGGCGACTATCCCGTGGCCCTGGCCACTCGCTTCCTGACCGGCGCCTTCCTGGCGGGCGTGTACCCGCCGGCGATGAAGATGACCGCCACGTGGTTCCGCTCCTCGCGCGGGCTGGCCATCGGCATCGTGGTGGGCGCGCTGACCACGGGCAAGGCCCTGCCCTACCTCGCGCACGCGGCCGGGGGCGCCAGCCTGGAGGGGGTGGTTTTCGCCACGTCGGGCGCCTGCCTGGTGGCCGCCCTCCTGGTGAGCCTGTTCTACCGGGACGGGCCGTACCCGTTCGAGCGCCGCGCGTTCGACTGGCGCCTCGCGGCGGTGGTGGCCCGTCACCGGGAGACGCGGCTGGCCATCGGCGGCTACCTGGGACACATGTGGGAGCTGTACGCGATGTGGACGTGGGTGCCGGCGTTCCTGGCCGCGAGCATCGCCGCGCATCCCGGCCCGCGTCCGGGCTGGGCGCCGGACGTCGCCGCATTCACCACGCTCGCGGCGGGGGGGATCGGCTGCCTGTGGGGAGGCTGGGCCTCGCGCCGGCTGGGCTACGCCCGCGTGGTCACCGTGGCGATGGCGACCAGCGGGGCGTGCTCACTCCTCGTGGGCCTGCTGTACGGCACGCACCTGTGGCTGCTGCTGCCCGTTCTGTGGGTGTGGGGGTTCTTCGTGGTCGCCGATTCCGCCCAGTTCAGCGCGATGGTGACCGACGCCGCGCCCTCCCACGCCGTGGGCACCGCGCTCACCCTGCAGACGTCCCTGGGCTTCCTGCTCACGATGGGCAGCATCCAGCTGATCCCGCTGCTGGCGGGCTCAGCCGGCTGGCGATGGGCCTTCGTGGCGCTCGCGATCGGGCCGGCGCTGGGGATCATGGCGATCGCGCGGCTCGGGCCCGGCCGGGCGGGGGTGAGGGGCGCGACCCGATAGCGGACTGACCCCGCCTTGCGGCGGACGACGGGCTTCGTCACTGACCTCCCAGCGGATCCTGGATGGGATGGACGCACCAAGCGGGACTGCGCCTCCGCCGGGGTCACCGCCCGCCGCTGTTTCCGCCGGCGTCGTTCACGGGACCCGGTTTCGACATCTCCCGGGTCAGGTGGAGCGCCTGCGCGAAGTCCACCACCGGGACCTGCGTCTGCCTCTGGATATTGTCGCCCACGAGCACCAGGTCCGCGTCACTCCGCAGCTCCAGGCCATCGAGGGGATCGAATCCCCAGCGCCCCTCGAACGCGAGCCGGGGAGCGTTCCACGTGAGCATGGTCGGGTTCTCCACGTAGTAGTCCGGGCGCTCGCCGTGCAGCAACTGGTACCCGCGCAGGCGCAGGTACAGGTCGGTCTGCCAGAGGACAATCGCGCGCGGGAACGGAATGGACAGCCACGCGACTCGAATCCTCTCTTCGACGAACTCCAGCCGGCGCGAGCGATCCACAGCGGTCTTCAGCCAGGGCCCGGCGGGAAGCGCGATCGCGAGCAGCGCCACGGCAGCGGGGACGAACGCCAGGTTCGCACGCTCCGAGAGCCATGCCACCACCGGCGCCAGTCCGAGCAGCGCGACCAGCAGCAATGGCAGGAAGTACGTCACGGGATCGGCGACGCCGTAATTCCACACGAACAGGCCCTGCAGCAGCACCGCCCCGAGCAGCGCCAGCAGGACCGACCGTACGGCTTCGCGGGCCATGCCGGAAGCCACGAGCGTGATGGGCAGCCCGGCGATCAACAGCGGGTACACGCTGGACGCCAGCAGGGCCTTCTGTTCGGGAGGGGGCGCGAAGTGGCCCACGAATACCCCGTAGGGCCCGCCCCGCACGTGCCGCCACGCACTCGCGAGCGAGGGCTCGAGCAGCGGCCACTGGAAGGCTGATGGGTGGTAGGCCCGATACAGAAGGAAGGCGTAGCTCGCGATCGGCAGGGCGGCACCCGCGAGCGCGGCAGGGAGCATCCAGGGGCGCCAGCCTCCCGCGCGTGACACCTCCCAGCCCAGGACCAGGGAAAGCGGCAGAATGAACAGCACCGCCGTCACGTGGTGGGCCATCCCGAGACCGCACACGGCACCCCATGCGAACGCGGCGCCCGCTCCCGACGATCCCTCTTTCGCGTGGGCGCGGATGCGGCCGGCCAGCACGAGGCACAGCAGCGCCGCCGCCGCGACCCAAGCCAGGTGCCAGCTGGTCACCTCGGCCAGCGTGGATTCGGCCAGCCACACCGGGTGGATCGCAAATAGTCCGGCCGGAACCAGGGCCGCCGCGAAGCGCGCGCCCCGGCCCGAAGGCGATTCCCCGGGAATCAGGCGCACGGCGAGCGCATGGAGGAGGCCGATGGCGACCCCCCCGCCCACCGCGCTCCACAGGTTGGCAGCATGCCACCAACCCAGCCCGAAGCGGTGTGCCAGCGAGCAGAACGCGCCTCCCAGCATCGTGTAGAGAGGATAGCCCGTCGGGTGGGGCACACCAAACAGGGCGAGAGTCACCGTGAGCTCGTTCCCGTCACCCTCCCCGGCGACGCGCGGCGCCAGGATCGCGTACAGCGCCGCCGCAGCGAGCCCCACGGCGACGGACGCGGGCGCTCGGAGCCGGCCGGAGCGGGCGCTATCCCGCATCGTGCCCATCCTCGCGGACGGCCCCGCGGTTCAATCCGCCTCCCCTGCGGAGGAGCCCGCGACCGACGGCAGGCCGCTCCCTGCCGCGACCCTGGCCGTGGCCGCAGGCGCCGGCCGCCACCTCCACCGGAACTTCCTCGCGAACCCGTCCAGGTAGGTGTAGACCACCGGCGTGATGTAGAGCGTGATGATCTGCGAGAACGCCAGCCCCCCCACCACCGCGAGACCCAGCGGCCGGCGCGACTCCGCGCCCGCGCCCAGGCCGAGTGCGATGGGCAGCGTGCCCATGAGCGCGGCCATGGTGGTCATCATGATGGGACGAAAACGGATGATGCACGCCTCCACGATGGCGTCGCGGGGCGACTTGCCCTCGGTCCGCTCGGCGTCCAGCGCGAAGTCGATCATCATGATGGCGTTCTTCTTCACCAGCCCGATCAGCATGATCACCCCCACGAACGCGTACACGCTGAGCTCGGTGCGGAACACCAGCAGCGTGAGCAGGGCCCCGAACCCGGCGAACGGCAGTCCGGAGAGGATCGTCAGGGGGTGGATGAAGCTCTCGTAGAGCATCCCCAGCACCAGGTAGATCACCAGCACGGCCAGCAGCAGCAGCCACAGGAGACCGCGCTGGCTGTCCTTGAACACCTGCGCCGTGCCGAAGAAGTTGGTGTTGATGTTGGAGGGAAGCGTCTCCCGTGCGGTCCGCTGCACCGCCTCGACCGCCGCGCCCAGCGCCACGCCCGGGCGCAGGTTGAAGGAGATGGTCACCGACGGAATCTGCCCCGAGTGGTTGACCGTCAGCGGGCCCATGCCGGTGCTGAACGCCGCCACGGAACCCAGGGGCACCAGGGTGCCGTTCCGGGCCCCGACATACAACCGGCTCAGCGCCGACGGGTCGCGCTGGAACTCGGGCATCAACTCCATGATCACCCAGTACTGATCGTCCGGCGTGAAGATGGTGGAAACCTGGCGCGACCCGTAGGCGTTGTACAGCGCCTCTTCGATCTGCTGCGCGCTGACCCCCAGGGCGGACGCGCGGTCGCGGTCAATGCTCACGTTCACCTGCGGGTTCTTGATCTGCAGGTCGCTGGTGACGTCCTGCAGCTGCGGGGCTTCCTTCAGCTTCTCGAGCAGACTCGCGGATGCCGGGTACAGCGATGCGATGTCGGTGGCCTGCAGCGTGAACTGGTACTGGCTCTTGGAGGTCCGCCCCCCCACGCTGATGCTGGGCGGGTTCTGGATGTACACGCGCATGCCCGGAACACCCGAGAGCTTCGCCCCCAGCGAGCGAGCCACCTCGTCGGCGCTCATCTTCCGCTGCTCCCGCGGCTTGAGCCGGATGGTGAGCCGGCCCAGGTTTCCCGTGGCGCTGGGACCACCCGCCCCCACCGAGGACATGAAGTCCTGCACGTTGGGGTCCTTCGCCACGATCCCCGCCACCACCTGCTGGTGGCGCACCATGGCCTCGAACGAAGTTCCCTCCACGGCCTCGGTGGTCCCGTTGAGGATCGAGTTGTCCTCACTGGGGATGAACCCCTTGGGCACGACCTGGAACAGCACCACCGTGGCCACCAGGATGCCCAGCGAGAACAGCATCGCGGCGCGGCGGTGGTCCATGACCCAGGCCAGGGTGCGCTGGTAGAAGCGCAGCGAGGCGTTGAAGGCGTTCTCGGCGACGGCGTAGGCGTGGCCGTGGCGCCGGGTGTGCTCCGCCTTGAGGAAGCGGCTGCACAGCATGGGCGTGAGTGTGAGCGAAACGAACCCCGAGACCAGGATGGCCGCGCTGATGGTGACCGCGAACTCGTGGAAGAGCCGCCCCAGCAGGCCACCCATCAGCAGCACGGGGATGAATACCGCGGTGAGCGAGAGGGTCATGGACAGGATGGTGAAGCCGATCTCGCGCGAGCCCTCCAGCGCCGCCTGCAGCGCCGGCTTGCCCATTTCCATGTGCCGGTGGATGTTCTCCAGCATCACGATGGCGTCGTCCACGACGAATCCCACCGAGAGGGTGAGTGCCATGAGCGACAGGTTGTCGATGCTGTAGCCGAGCTGCTTCATCACCAGGAACGTGCCCACCAGCGAGAGCGGCAGCGCCAGGCTGGGGATCACCGTGGCCGGGATGTTCCTCAGGAAGAGGAAGATCACCAGCACCACCAGGCACAGCGTCAGCAGCAAGGTGAACTTCACGTCATTGACCGATTTCAGAATCGAGAGGGACCGGTCGTACAGGGGGCGGATGTCCACCGAGGCCGGCAGCTGCGGCCCCAGGCGCACCAGCAGGGCCTTGACCGCCTGCGTCACCTCCACAGTGTTGGTGCCGGGCTGGCGCTGCACCGCGAGCACGATGGAGCGCTGCCCGCGACACCAGCTGGCCACGCGGTTGTTCTGGACGTCGTCGATCACCCGGCCCAGCTCCCGCAGCCGCACCGGGGCCCCCTCGCGGTAGGTCACGATCATGTTCCCGAACTCGCGGGCGTTGGTAAGCTGGCCGTTGGCCTGCACCGTCGCGGCCAGGTTCGGGCCCCACAGGATTCCAGTGGGCATGTTCACGTTGGCGTTCGACACCGCCGCGGACACTTCGTCGATCCCGATGCCGCGCGCGGCGAGCGCGCCGGGGTCCAGCTGAATGCGCACCGCGTACTTCTGACCGCCGTACACCGCCACCTGCGCAACGCCGTTGACCATCGAGATCCGCTGCGCCAGGAAATTCTCCGCGTACTGGTTCAGCGTGGACAGCGGCAGCGTCTTCGAGGTCATGGCCAGGAACAGCACCGGGGAGTCGGCGGGGTTCTGCTTGCTGTAGGAGGGCGGGATGATGCCGGTGGGGAGGCTTCGCAGCGTCTGCGCGATGGCGGCCTGCACATCCTGCGCCGCGGCGTCAATGTCCCGGCTCAGCGTGAACTGCAGCGTGATGCTGGTGGTGCCCTGGCCGCTGCTGGAGGTCATGACGTCCAGCCCGGCGATGGTGGAGAACTGCTTCTCCAGCGGCGTGGCCACCGCGGACGCCATGGTCTCCGGGCTGGCGCCGGGCAGGCTCGCGCGCACCGAGATGATGGGATAGTCCACGTTCGGAAGGTCGCTCACCGGGAGCAGCCGGTAGCCCACGATGCCGAAGATGAGGATGCCCAGCATGATCAGCGTGGTCATGACCGGGCGGCGGATGAACAGCTCCGAGAGGTTCATCTTCCCGCCTCGAGCCCCAGCTTCTTCCCGTCGCGCACCATCACCCGGGAACCCTGGGACAGGCGCAGCTGCCCGTCGGTGACCACCAACTCGCCCGGCTGCAGCCCCCGCGCGACCACCGCCAGGTTCCGCACCGTGCGGGCCACCGTGACCGGCCGGATCGCCACCGTGGTGTCGGGCCGCAGCACGTACACGAACGCGCCCGAGGGCAGCGTGGTGACGGCGTGCTGGGGCACCACCACGGCGCCCTTCTCCACGTACACCACCAGCCGGAGGTCCACGAACTGCCCGGGGATCAGCCCGTCGTCGAGGTTCTCGAACTCGCCCTTCATCAACAGCGTGCCGGTGGCCGGGTCCACGGCGTTGTCGCGGAACACCAGGCGCCCCGCCTGCAGCAGCGAGTCGGAGTCGCCGGGATGCACCTCCACCCTCATGGGGGCGGTGTGCCGCGCCAGGATTGCCGCCAGGCCGCGCTCGGGAATGGTGAAGCGGACCAGGACCGGTCGCACCTGGTTGAGCGAGACCAGCGGCGCGGCCGTGTCGTTGGCCTTCACCAGGTCGCCCACGTGAACGCGCAGGTTCCCGGTGCGCCCCGCGAACGGCGCGCGGATGGTCGCGTATTCCAGGTTCAGGGCCGCGCTGGTCACCGCGGCGGAATCGGCGCGCACGGTGGCGCGCAGCGCCTCCGCGGCGGCGGACTTCTGTTCGGCTTCCTCGGAGGAGACGTAGTTCTCCGCCACCAGCCTGCGCGAGCGCTCCGCCTGCAGCCGGGCGCTCTCATACTGCGCCACGTCGCGCGCCAGCGCGCCGCGGGCCTGGGCCAGCGCCGCCTGGTAGGGCCGCGGGTCGATCTGCACCAGGACCTGCCCGGCACGCACCTCGTCGCCCTCGCGGAACGCGATGCGCTGCACCACGCCACCCACCTGGGCGCACACCTCGGTGGTCTGGCGGGCCTCGACGGTGCCGTTGGTGACGATCTCGAAGGGCACGTCCCGGGATTCGGCCCGGGTCACGGTGACCGGAACGCGCTGCGAGCGTGGCGGCTGCTTCTTCGCACAGCCCGCCGCGCCCGCCGCAGCCAGCAACGCCAGCGCGGCAAACCAGGCGCAGGCGCGGACCCCACGCTCCAGGTGCGGCATCATCATCCTCCCCTCGTCACGGTAGCCATCCACGGCGAAGCCCGGGCCGCCCCCATGCCGGCACGGCAACGCCCGGGATGGTACTGGCTTATTGGACGCCCGGAAGCCCCATTGCGTTCCCGGGGGAACGCGCAACCCCGGGCCCGGGGCGCGGGGGCGGCCGACAGTACGGCACACCGCCCGGAACCGGCCCGGGACTCCGGGCCGCGTCATTGTAGCCACACATCGAGATTCCCGCAGCATCGGCCCCCGGGGCGGGCCGCACGGGGCCCAGCCCCGCCGTTCCCGGCCGCACCCTGGCGCGCCGGGAGAGGATGATCTCAGGATGCCCCCGCCCGCGGCCGATAAGTGAAGCACCCTCATCCTTTATCATGGAGGAACTCACGATGGCCGCAGAACCCGTGCCCTCGAGCTCGGAGACCGAATTCGCGCCGGCCGAGCGCGAGGATCGCCTCACCGTGGAGTCCCAGGCGCGGGACATCGTCAGCGATGCGTCCTTCACGGCGATGTTGGAGGCCATGCCCACGCCGGCCGTGGTCCTCAATCCGCGTCGCCAGATCGTCGCCGCGAACCGGAAGTTCCTGGAAATGCTGGGAGCGGGCGCGGTGGCCCAAGTCCTCTCCAGGCGCCCCGGCGAGGCCGTGGGCTGCATGCACGCATTCGAGACTCCCGGGGGCTGCGGCACCTCGCGCTCCTGCTCGGTGTGCGGGGCGGTGCGCTCGATCCTCGATTGTTTCGAATGCCGCGGGAGCGTGACGCAGGAATGCCGGATCCGCAGCCGCGAGGCGGAGGGCGCCGGTGCCTTCGACTTCCGCGTCCAGTGCACCTTCATGCAGGTGAACGGCCAGGACTACGCCGTTCTCGCCGTCGCGGACATCAGCGCGGAGAAGCGCCGGCAGGTGCTGGAACGAACCTTCTTCCACGACGTGCTCAATGAATGCGGCGGCGTGCACGGCATCGCACAACTGCTGATCGCGGAGGGCATCGACCCCCAGGCCGAGCGCGAGTTCAAGCACAGTCTCCTGCGCATCTCCACGGCCCTCGGCGACGACATCCGCGCCCACCGCCAGATGCTGGACGCCGAACGCGGCGAACTGGTAGTCACGCCCGAGGACATACGGCCGCAGGACCTCCTGGAGGACGTGGCGTCGGGCTACCGCGGCCACGCCGTGGCCCGGGATCGCAGCATCGTGGTCGAACCCTGCAAGGCGCAGTCCGTGCGCACCGACCGCGCCCTGCTGCGGCGCATCCTGGGGAACCTGGTGAAGAACGCCCTCGAAGCGGTGGAGCCGGGTGAGACCGTCACCGTCTCTGCCGAGGAGGGGAACGACGAGGTGATGTTCTGGGTGAAGAACCCGGGGGTGATGCCGGAGGAGGTTCAGCTCCAGGTGTTCCAGCGATCGTTCAGCACCAAGGGCGGCGAAGGCCGCGGGATCGGCACCTACGGCGTGAAGCTCTTCGGGGAGCGCTACCTGGGCGGGCGCGTGGAGTTCGTCAGCTGCGAGGGGATCGGGACCATCTTCACCTGTTCCCTGCCCAGGGAAGGGCCCGCGCGCTAGGCCCCGACCCGGGGACTCCGCCGTTCGAGCAGCAGCACGTCCCGCCACACGCCGCGCAACCGGCCCAGCCGCACCCGGCGGCCCACCTCGCGGAACCCGCAGGCGCCGAGGAGCGCCAGGCTGCCGGCGTTCTCCGGGAATACGCCCGCCTGCAGGGTCCAGATGCCGGCAGACTCCGAGGCCTCGATCAGCGCCGCAGTGAGCGCACGGCCCACACCGCGCCCGCGGTGTGCGGCGGCCACGTACACGCTGCCCTCGGCCACGCCCGCGTACGCGCAGCGGTCCGAGACGCGCGAGAGCGCCGCCCACCCCAGCACCCGCCCGTCCTCCTCCGCCACCAGCCTCGCCGCTTCGAGGTGCGACCGGTCCCACACCTCCCACGAGGGTGCCCCGGTCTCGAAAGTGGCGTTGCCGGTGGCGATGCCGTCCTCGTAGATCGCGCGCACCTCGTCCCAGTGCTCCCGGGCCAGCGGGTGAATCCGCATCAGCGCTCCTTCCACGCCGCGAGCAGCCCGCGTTCGCGCTCGCGCGCCAGGCCCGCCTTGCGCTCGGAGTCCGCCGGCATGGCCAGGTCCCAGGACAGGGTGTCGCGGGCTGTCTCCACCACCGGCCGAAACGTGAGCCCCGCGGCCCGGGCGCGCGCGCAGTCCACGGACATGAAGCCAGCCAGCGAGGGGTCCGCCCCGGTCCACAGGGGCAGCTCGATCCATGCGCCCACGCCGGAATTCGACAGAAACTCGTCACTTACCCAGGTGAAGGCCGGTTCCGAGGCGGCCGCGGCGCGGCACGCATCCAGGAGCGCCCCGAAGGACAGCGGCGTTGCGGGCCCGGTGGCGTTGAACACGCCCGTCTGCCCGTCCTCCAGCAGCCGCACGATCCACTCTGCCAGGTCTCGCGCGTCGATGAACTG
This genomic interval carries:
- a CDS encoding N-acetyltransferase family protein, with the protein product MRIHPLAREHWDEVRAIYEDGIATGNATFETGAPSWEVWDRSHLEAARLVAEEDGRVLGWAALSRVSDRCAYAGVAEGSVYVAAAHRGRGVGRALTAALIEASESAGIWTLQAGVFPENAGSLALLGACGFREVGRRVRLGRLRGVWRDVLLLERRSPRVGA
- a CDS encoding efflux RND transporter permease subunit, yielding MNLSELFIRRPVMTTLIMLGILIFGIVGYRLLPVSDLPNVDYPIISVRASLPGASPETMASAVATPLEKQFSTIAGLDVMTSSSGQGTTSITLQFTLSRDIDAAAQDVQAAIAQTLRSLPTGIIPPSYSKQNPADSPVLFLAMTSKTLPLSTLNQYAENFLAQRISMVNGVAQVAVYGGQKYAVRIQLDPGALAARGIGIDEVSAAVSNANVNMPTGILWGPNLAATVQANGQLTNAREFGNMIVTYREGAPVRLRELGRVIDDVQNNRVASWCRGQRSIVLAVQRQPGTNTVEVTQAVKALLVRLGPQLPASVDIRPLYDRSLSILKSVNDVKFTLLLTLCLVVLVIFLFLRNIPATVIPSLALPLSLVGTFLVMKQLGYSIDNLSLMALTLSVGFVVDDAIVMLENIHRHMEMGKPALQAALEGSREIGFTILSMTLSLTAVFIPVLLMGGLLGRLFHEFAVTISAAILVSGFVSLTLTPMLCSRFLKAEHTRRHGHAYAVAENAFNASLRFYQRTLAWVMDHRRAAMLFSLGILVATVVLFQVVPKGFIPSEDNSILNGTTEAVEGTSFEAMVRHQQVVAGIVAKDPNVQDFMSSVGAGGPSATGNLGRLTIRLKPREQRKMSADEVARSLGAKLSGVPGMRVYIQNPPSISVGGRTSKSQYQFTLQATDIASLYPASASLLEKLKEAPQLQDVTSDLQIKNPQVNVSIDRDRASALGVSAQQIEEALYNAYGSRQVSTIFTPDDQYWVIMELMPEFQRDPSALSRLYVGARNGTLVPLGSVAAFSTGMGPLTVNHSGQIPSVTISFNLRPGVALGAAVEAVQRTARETLPSNINTNFFGTAQVFKDSQRGLLWLLLLAVLVIYLVLGMLYESFIHPLTILSGLPFAGFGALLTLLVFRTELSVYAFVGVIMLIGLVKKNAIMMIDFALDAERTEGKSPRDAIVEACIIRFRPIMMTTMAALMGTLPIALGLGAGAESRRPLGLAVVGGLAFSQIITLYITPVVYTYLDGFARKFRWRWRPAPAATARVAAGSGLPSVAGSSAGEAD
- a CDS encoding PAS domain-containing sensor histidine kinase — encoded protein: MAAEPVPSSSETEFAPAEREDRLTVESQARDIVSDASFTAMLEAMPTPAVVLNPRRQIVAANRKFLEMLGAGAVAQVLSRRPGEAVGCMHAFETPGGCGTSRSCSVCGAVRSILDCFECRGSVTQECRIRSREAEGAGAFDFRVQCTFMQVNGQDYAVLAVADISAEKRRQVLERTFFHDVLNECGGVHGIAQLLIAEGIDPQAEREFKHSLLRISTALGDDIRAHRQMLDAERGELVVTPEDIRPQDLLEDVASGYRGHAVARDRSIVVEPCKAQSVRTDRALLRRILGNLVKNALEAVEPGETVTVSAEEGNDEVMFWVKNPGVMPEEVQLQVFQRSFSTKGGEGRGIGTYGVKLFGERYLGGRVEFVSCEGIGTIFTCSLPREGPAR
- a CDS encoding efflux RND transporter periplasmic adaptor subunit, coding for MMMPHLERGVRACAWFAALALLAAAGAAGCAKKQPPRSQRVPVTVTRAESRDVPFEIVTNGTVEARQTTEVCAQVGGVVQRIAFREGDEVRAGQVLVQIDPRPYQAALAQARGALARDVAQYESARLQAERSRRLVAENYVSSEEAEQKSAAAEALRATVRADSAAVTSAALNLEYATIRAPFAGRTGNLRVHVGDLVKANDTAAPLVSLNQVRPVLVRFTIPERGLAAILARHTAPMRVEVHPGDSDSLLQAGRLVFRDNAVDPATGTLLMKGEFENLDDGLIPGQFVDLRLVVYVEKGAVVVPQHAVTTLPSGAFVYVLRPDTTVAIRPVTVARTVRNLAVVARGLQPGELVVTDGQLRLSQGSRVMVRDGKKLGLEAGR